CAGAAATCAAAACAAGGGAATGCAAACAACAAAGCACTTCATGGGAAGCAAAGAACCATCATCCCCGACCCCCAACTTTAAACTCTAATAGGGAATTTAGGTCCTAATAATCTGTTACAGGAAGATGTTCATAAGAGTTAGGGGTGATGAAAAAAGTCTCATATATAATGGCAGCAATAGCGGAACCAATTAATGGGCCAACCCAGTAGACCCAGTGATTAGCCCATGTCCCGCTAACAACAGCAGGTCCAAAAGAAACTGCTGGGTTCATGGATGCACCATCAAAGGCACCACCTGCCAAGATGTTAGCACCAACAATGAAACCAATTGCAATTGGAGCTATTATCCCAAGGTTACccttctttgggtccactgcAGTAGCATACACTGTGTAAACCAAACCAAAAGTCATCACAATCTCAAAAACAAGTGCATTTGCGGCTCCCACCCCAGGAGACAATGAGAACGCAGATGTTTCCTGCAATGAGCgcgcacacaaaaaaaaaatatcactaaaATTAGCATGTCTTGATTCATTTTAGAATGAATAAACGAGTAATCCTAGCAACACACTTCTTATGTAGTCTCTTGTATccgattaaaatttattaaaaattagaaaatcagGAGTAAAGTCCATTGAATAAGGAGTGAGTTCCACTTAATAATGTGATTTCTAACAAATTTGAGTTAACCGTGTAGAGTGTGTTAGCAAATAGCAAGAGTATCAGAAAGTACGGAGATAAGATAAGTTAAGtgactaaggaagaaaaggTAATAAATTTGATCCtcctaaaaaaaactataaattaataaattaatatttcccCATAAAAAAAACTGTCACAAAGTATGTTAGTAACATTTCTCATGGACAAATATATGTAAAGAGTCTTACCAATCCACCAGTGGCAAATTTAAGGAGCAAGCAAGCAACTACAGAACCAAGCAACTGAGCAATCCAGTACAGAATGCCTCTGAGGAGGGATATGTGGCCACCAATAAAGGCACCAAATGTGACAGCAGGGTTAACATGCCCACCTGAGATGTTAGCACCAACAGAGACCGCAACAAAAAGAGCAAATGCATGAGACAGGGATGCTGCCACCACCCCAGCTGGTGTTGCCGAACCATTGTCTGTGAGTTTGTCTGCCAAAAACACCCAAAAGAGTTCATAGAGTTACTGCATGGTTCAAATTGTCAATGAAAACAAGacagagagaagaagaattATAAGTTTGGATGAGTGGTAAAAGCCTAAAAGGAGAAGGTGAGAAAGGTGACGGgtttttgctaaaaaaaaattaacaattaacatttatcgataaaaaaaaattcggaAAAGAAGAGTTGTGCACAAATAAATAAGGCCTTACTATATGCCATGCCAGAGCCTTCTCCTGCAAAGACAAATATTAGCATTGAGATGAACTCAGCAAGAGCAGCCTTAAGCGCATCCGCTTGGCCAAACTCTGAAGGATTTCCAATGGCAATTCTAGAAATCGGCATCTTT
The nucleotide sequence above comes from Glycine soja cultivar W05 chromosome 11, ASM419377v2, whole genome shotgun sequence. Encoded proteins:
- the LOC114376729 gene encoding aquaporin TIP1-3-like, which codes for MPISRIAIGNPSEFGQADALKAALAEFISMLIFVFAGEGSGMAYNKLTDNGSATPAGVVAASLSHAFALFVAVSVGANISGGHVNPAVTFGAFIGGHISLLRGILYWIAQLLGSVVACLLLKFATGGLETSAFSLSPGVGAANALVFEIVMTFGLVYTVYATAVDPKKGNLGIIAPIAIGFIVGANILAGGAFDGASMNPAVSFGPAVVSGTWANHWVYWVGPLIGSAIAAIIYETFFITPNSYEHLPVTDY